The following coding sequences are from one Sciurus carolinensis chromosome 11, mSciCar1.2, whole genome shotgun sequence window:
- the LOC124959161 gene encoding olfactory receptor 8K3-like has translation MKKHNLTAVHEFILRGITSRPELQAPLFGLFLIIYMSTLVGNLGMLILTMVDHSLQTPMYFFLRHLTLSDLGYSTAVGPKMLANFVVDQNVISYYFCATQLAFFCVFITSELYMLSVMAYDRYVAICNPLLYTVIMSQRVCQFLVAISYLYGTFVSLLITIKIFTLPFCGYNVISHFYCDSLSLLSLLCSNTHEIEVIILILAAFSLLSSLLIVLVSYLLILIAILRMKSTEGRHKAFSTCGSHLTVVTVFYGTLIFMYVQPKSSHSLDTDKVASIFYTLVIPMLNPLIYSLRNKDVKYALLSTWKKVHNIFTYNGI, from the coding sequence ATGAAGAAACACAACCTCACAGCTGTGCATGAGTTCATTCTGAGAGGCATCACATCACGCCCTGAGCTGCAGGCTCCACTGTTTGGGCTCTTCCTCATCATCTACATGAGCACACTGGTGGGAAACTTGGGCATGCTTATCCTCACCATGGTGGACCACAGCCTGCAAACACCTATGTACTTTTTCCTGAGACACCTGACTCTCAGTGACCTTGGTTATTCTACAGCTGTGGGTCCCAAAATGTTGGCCAATTTTGTGGTGGATCAAAACGTGATCTCCTATTATTTTTGTGCTACTCAGCTAGCTTTCTTTTGTGTGTTCATTACTTCTGAACTTTATATGTTGTCAGTGATGGCCTacgaccgctatgtggccatctgtaacccTCTCCTCTACACTGTCATCATGTCACAGAGGGTGTGTCAGTTCTTGGTGGCAATCTCCTATCTCTATGGTACATTTGTGTCACTTCTAATCACGATAAAGATTTTTACTTTGCCCTTCTGTGGATACAATGTTATCAGTCATTTCTACTGTGACAGCCTCTCCTTGTTATCTTTGCTCTGCTCAAACACACATGAAATTGAAGTGATAATTCTGATCTTAGCAGCTTTCAGtttgctttcctctcttctgATCGTCCTTGTGTCCTACCTGCTCATCCTCATAGCCATTCTCAGGATGAAGTCTACTGAGGGCAGGCACAAAGCTTTCTCCACCTGTGGATCCCACCTGACTGTGGTCACTGTGTTCTATGGGACTTTGATATTTATGTACGTACAGCCCAAGTCCAGTCATTCCTTAGACACTGATAAAGTGGCTTCCATATTTTACACCCTGGTCATTCCCATGTTGAATCCCTTGATCTACAGCTTGAGGAACAAAGATGTAAAGTATGCCCTACTAAGCACATGGAAAAAAGTACACAATATCTTTACTTATAACGGTATATAA